The genomic segment GGTTGTCAAGATTTCCTCATTCGGCAGCTTCCTGGTTCGGCACAAGGGACAGCGCATCGGGCGGAACCCGAAGACCGGAGAAGAAGTGCCAATATTGCCTCGTAAGGTATTGGTTTTCCGAGCTTCCCACGTCTTGAAGGATCGGGTGAACGCCGGTCCGGCCGTCGCGGACGGCGGACGCTAGGCCGGTTCGATGGCACGCGAGGACAGCTACGCCGGCGCCGAGCGCAGCGGACGGACCATCAAGTCGCCCAGCGCGTTCCGCACCATTTCCGAGGTCGCCGGCGAGATCGACGTGCCGCAGCACGTCCTGCGCTTCTGGGAGACCAAGTTCAACCAGGTCAAGCCGCTGAAGCGGGCGGGCGGGCGCCGTTACTACCGCCCCGAGGACGTGGCCCTGCTCGGCCGGATCCGCAGCCTGCTCTACGAGGAAGGCTACACCATCAAGGGCGTGCAGAAGCTGCTGCGCAGCGGCGGTGTGCGCGCGCTTGAGGGCGGCGGGGCCGCTGGCGACCAGGCGGAGCTGGCGGAGGACGAGGCCGACAGCGGGGCGGCGGCGGGTCCGGAAGGTCGCGCCAGCGCACCGGCGGCGGACGAAGCGATGCCGGCCGCGGCCGCGCCTGCGGCGCGCGCGGCCGCCGCGTTGCCCGACGACGTCGAGGCCGAATTGCGCAGCCTGCGGAGAGAACTCGGCATGTTGCGTGATCAGCTGCGCGGCAAGCGCTCGGGCTGAGCAACCGGCCGGCGACCGTTTCCGCCGTCCTGGGAGCGCAGACCCGCCGCGCCGGGGCCGTCCGGATACGGACCCGCCGGCCGACCCGCACAGATTTCGGGTGACAGTCATTTAATCTGCGGCAGAATCGCCGCCGCCTATGCTTTCGGGACTCGGGCTTATTTACAAGTGAAGGCTGGGCAATACACCAAGGCCGGAGCAACGGAGGGGAAGATGCTGAAGGAATTCAAAGAATTTGCCATGCGTGGCAATGTCATCGACATGGCGGTCGGCATCATCATCGGTGCCGCATTTGGTGCGATCGTCACGTCGCTGGTGAACGACATCATCATGCCGCCCATCGGCGTGCTGCTCGGCGGCGTCGACTTCAGCAACATCTTCATCCAGCTCGGCGGCGAGGAGCACATGCCGTCGGTCGAGGCTGCCGCCGCTGCCGGCATCCCGACGCTGAACATCGGCATCTTCATCAACACGGTGATCAACTTCCTGATCATCGCCTTTTCGATCTTCATCGTGATCAAGCAGATGAATCGCTTCATGAAGAAGAAGGAAGAAGAGAAGCCTGCCGAGCCGGCAAAGCCCGCGGAAGACATCGTGCTGCTGACGGAAATCCGCGACCTGCTGAAGACGAAGTAGCGCCGACCGCCCACTGCAATCCCCCGGGGCGGCGCCGCGCTCCGGGGGCACTATCTGCGGTCTGGCAGTCTGTGCGGCGGCTCCGCGGCGGGGCCGCGCCGCGTTCATGCCGCGAAGGCGGCCACGTCGTCGACCACCGGCCACGGCTCGGCCAGCAGGTCCGTCGGCATCGGTGGGCTCTGCGCCGGCTCGAACGCCGGGGTGCCGGCACCGGTGTCGGCCAGCAGGTCGATCTCCGCTCCGCCGCCGCTCGCATCGAGAATGTCCGCGCTCTCCGTTCCGGCGCCGCTGCTGCCGGCGCCGTCGTCGTCCTCGATCGTACCGACCGCCCGCGCGGCGGTGATGGAGCCGCCGCCGGACGGGTTCGACAGGGTGACCGTGAAACCCTCGTCGTTCTCGGTCGCGGCGTCGCCGGCGACTTGCACGGTGATGGTCTTGCTGCTTTCGCCGGCGGCGAAGCTGACGGTGCCGGACGGCAGCACGCCGCCGACGAAATCGGCCGCGTCGGCCGCATCGCCGGCCTGCCAGTTCCAGCTGTCGTTCGCCGTCTTCTGGATCGCGCCGGCGGGCACGGCGTCGTCGAACCACACCTGGTCGCTGCCGTTGTGCGCGACGCCGGCCTTGTCCCAGGTGGCGCTGCCGTTGTTGAGGATGAAGCCCATGCCGTTGACGGTGCGGCCTTCCAGCCCGATCGCGCCGGCCGGTACTTCCAGCCGTGCCCATTCGCCCGCCGTCGGCAGCGGCCCCATGTATCTGCGCGCTTCGGTGCCGTCGACGCCGATGGCGAGTTCGTTCGCGCCCCAATAGACGCGGTGCCCCCAGCTGCCGTCGTTCCAGTGCAGCATGATCTCGGTCGGCGGGTTGTCCGGATCGAGGCGGACGTAGACGAACAGCGTGTCGCCCTTGGCGACGCTCATCGTGTCGCTTGCCGCATAGAAATAATGCTGGTGATAGCCGGACACGTTGGCCGACTGGTGCGCCACCGTGCCGGAGAACACATTGGCCTGGCTCCCGCCGACGGCATAGTCGACCGTCGCCGCGCTCGCGATGCCGGTGCTGCGGGTGACGGTGAAGGTGTAGGCGCTGCTGCCGGAATCGCCCTCGGCATGGCCGCCGTCGGCGGCCGCGATGGCGAAAGTCGAGGGCGTGGCGGCGACGTCGTCGTTGCGGATGATGCCGGCGGCGCTTGCGGTAGCGATGGTGGCGCCGCCGGAGGCGTTGGACAGCGTGACGGCGAAGGTCTCGTCGCTCTCCACCGTGGTGTCGCCGGCGACCTGCACGGTGACCGTCTTCGACGTCTCGCCGGCGGCGAAGCTGACGGTGCCCGACGGCAGGTGCCGCCGGCGAAGTCGGCCGCGCCTGCCGCGCTGCTGCCGAGCCGGCAACGGCATAGTCGACCGTGGTGGCACCGCTGGTGTTGGTGGCGCGGGTGACGGTGAAGGTGAACGCGGTCGAGCCGCTGTTGCCCTCGGCCTTGTCCGCGCTCAGCGCGGCGATGGACAACTGCGCCGGCAGCGCGTCGTCGTTGCGGATGGTGCCGGTGGCGCTTGCGGTGGCGACGGTGGCGCCGCCGGAGGCGTTCGACAGCGTGACGGCGAAGGTCTCGTCGCTCTCCACCGTGGTGTCGCCCGCGACCTGCACGGTGATCGTCTTCGACGTCTCGCCGGCGGCGAAGCTGACGGTGCCGCTCGGCAGCACCCCGCCGGCGAAGTCGGCCGCGCCTGCCGCGCTGCTGCCGGAGCCGGCAACGGCATAGTCGACCGTGGTGGCACCGGAGGTGTTGTCGGCGCGCGTGACGGTGAAGGTGAAGGCGGTCGAGCCGCTGTTGCCCTCGGCCTTGTCGGCGCTCAGCGCGGCAATCGACAGCTGGGCTGGCAAGGCGTCGTCGTTGCGGATGGTGCCGGTGGCCGATGCCGTGGCGATGGTGGCGCCGCCGGACGCATTGGACAGCGTGACGGCGAAGGTCTCGTCGCTCTCCACCGTGGTGTCGCCGGCGACCTGCACGGTGACGGTCTTCGCCGTCTCGCCGGCGGCGAAGCTGACGGTGCCGCTCGGCAGCACCCCGCCGGCGAAGTCGGCCGCGCCTGCCGCGCTGCTGCCGGAGCCGGCGACGGCATAGTCGACCGTGGTGGCACCGCTGGTGTTGGTGGCGCGGGTGACGGTGAAGGTGAAGGCGGTCGAGCCGCTGTTGCCCTCATGGCGAGTTCGTTCGCTCCCCAATAGGCGCGATGGCCCCAGCTGCCGTCGTTCCAGTGCAGCATGATCTCGGTCGGCGGATTGCTCGGATCGATCCGGACGTAGACGAACAGCGTGTCGCCGGTGCCGACGCTCATCGTCTGCGTCGCACCGTAGAAATAATGCTGATGGTAGCCCGCCACGGCCGCCGACTGGTGCGCATCCGTGCCCGACCAGGCTGCGATGGTGCCGCGGCCGCTCACGTCGTAGTCCACGGTCGTGGTGCCGCTGCTGTCGCCCGACCGGCTGACCGTGAAGGTGAAGTCGGCCGTGCCGGCGCCCGACTCCGACTTCACCGCATCGAGTGCCGCGATCGAGATCTGCGCCGGTCCGGACCCGGAATCGTCGTTGCGGATGGTGCCGGTGGCGCTTGCGGTGGCGATGGTCGCGCCGCCGGACGCATTGGACAGCGTGACGGCGAAGGTCTCGTCGCTCTCCACCGTGGTGTCGCCGGCGACCTGCACGGTGACGGTCTTCGCCGTCTCGCCGGCGGCGAAGCTGACCGTGCCGGAGGGCAGGGTGCCGCCGGCGAAGTCCGCGGCGCCGGCCGCGCTGCTGCCGGAGCCGGCGACGGCATAGTCGACCGTGGTGGCACCGCTGGTGTTGTCGGCGCGGGTGACGGTGAAGGTGAAGGCGGTCGAGCCGCTGTTGCCCTCGGCCTTGTCCGCGCTGAGCGCGGCGATGGAAAGCTGCGCCGGCAGGCTGTCGTCGTTGCGGATGGTGCCGGTGGCGCTTGCGGTGGCGATGGTGGCGCCGCCGGAGGCGTTCGACAGCGTGACCGCGAAGGTCTCGTCGCTCTCCACCGTGGTGTCGCCGGCGACCTGCACGGTAACGGTCTTCGACGTCTCGCCGGCGGCGAAGCTGACGGTGCCGCTCGGCAACACCCCGCCGGCGAAGTCCGCGGCGCCGGCCGCGCTGCTGCCGGAGCCGGCGACGGCATAGTCGACCGTGGTGGCGCCGCTGGTGTTGGTGGCGCGGGTGACGGTGAAGGTGAAGGCGGTCGAGCCGCTGTTGCCCTCGGCCTTGTCGGCGCTCAGTGCGGCGATGGACAGCTGCGCCGGCAGCGCATCGTCGTTGCGGATGGTGCCGGCGGCGCTTGCGGTGGCGATGGTGGCGCCGCCGGACGCATTGGACAGCGTGACGGCGAAGGTCTCGTCGCTCTCCACCGTCGTGTCGCCGGCGACCTGCACGGTAACGGTCTTCGACGTCTCGCCGGCGGCGAAGCTGACGGTGCCGCTCGGCAACACCCCGCCGGCGAAGTCCGCGGCGCCGGCCGCGCTGCTGCCGGAGCCGGCGACGGCATAGTCGACCGTGGTGGCGCCGCTGGTGTTGGTGGCGCGGGTGACGGTGAAGGTGAAGGCGGTCGAGCCGCTGTTGCCCTCGGCCTTGTCGGCGCTCAGTGCGGCGATGGACAGCTGCGCCGGGACGCTGGCGGCGCTGGCGGAGTCGTCGTTCTCGATCACGGCGCTGGCCGACGCGGTGGTGATCTTGCCGCTGGCCGAGGGTTCGACAGTGTGACCTTGAAGCCCTCGTCGCTCTCGTGGTTGGTGTCGCCGGCGACCAGCACGGTGACGGTCTTCGCCGTCTCGCCGGCGGCGAAGCTGACCGTGCCGGAGGGCATGGCGCCGCCGACGAAATCGGACGCCGCGGCGGTGCCGCCCTCGATCCAACTCCAGCTGTCGTTGACCGCGGCCTGGGTCGCGCCGGCGGGCACCGCATCGTCGAACCAGACCTGGTCGGTGCCGTTGTGGCTGACGCCGGCCCTGTCCCACTGCGCGCTGCCGTCGTTGAGGATGAAGCCCATGCCGTTGACGCTGCGGCCTTCCAGCGCGACGGCGCTGGCCGGCACCTCCAGCCGCACCCACTCGCCGGCGGTCGGCAGCGGGCCCATGTATTGCCGGCTCGCGGTGCCGTCGGTGCCGATGGCGAGGTCGTTCGCGCCCCAATAGGCGCGGTGGCCCCAGCTGCCGTCGTTCCAATGGACCATGATCTCGGTCGGCGGACTGCTCGGGTCGATCTTGACGTAGACGAACAGCGTGTCGCCGGTGCCGACGCTCATCGTGTCGGTCGCGCCGTAGAAGTAGTGCTGGTGATAGCCGGCGGCATCGGCGGATTCGTGCGCCGAGGTGCCGGAGACGACGCCGGCGACGCTGCCGGCAACCGCGTAGTCGACCGTGACGGCCGATGCCGTGTCGCCGCCGCGCGTCACGGTGAAGGTGAACGCGGTCGCGCCGCTGTCGCCCTCGGCCTTCTCGGCGTCCAGCGCCGCGATCGACAGCGTCGGCACCTTCGGCGGCGCCATCGCGACGATGGCCTCGCCCAGCGCCTTCACGTCGACCAGCGGAAACGACAGACCGGTGTTGACGACGTTGTCGTTCTCGTTGTCGCCGTCGACGATGGTGGTGCCGGTCGACTTGATCAGGCTCTCGAACTCGGTGACCGTCAGCTTGCGGCCCAGCTCCTGCATCGCCAGATCCTGGGCCAGCGCCACGACGCCGGTCACGTGCGGCGCCGCCTGGCTGGTCCCGTGCATCGTCACCAAACCGCCGGTCGGCCCGGCCCCGGTGATCGGTGCGCCTGGGGCGAACACGGTGGTCAGCGTGTCGTCGCGCTGGCTGAACGGCGTGATGTAGCCGCTGCCGCTGGAATAGGCGACGGCGCCGCTGCCGTAGCTCCAGCCGCCGGTGTTGCCGTCGTAGACCGCGCCGATCGACAGCGAGTTCGGGTCCGCGGCCGGGTAGGAGACGCCCTGGACGCTGTTGAAGCCGTAGAAGTTGTTGCCGGACGCCGAGACCACGACGACGCCGAGGTTGGCCAGGGCGGCCATCTCGTCGGCGATGCCGTACAGCTGGACGGGCGTCTGGTAGTTGCCGCTGTCGCCCAGCGACATGTTCACGCTGACGATGTTGTAGGCGACGGCGTTGTTCACCACCCAGCGCAGCGCGTTCTCGATGTAGGAGAAATAGCCCGCGCCGGAATCCTGGAACACCTTGAGCGCGATGATGTCGACGCCGGGCGCCACGCCGGTGTAGGTGCCGTCCTGCGACCCGACGATGCTGGCCACGTTCGAGCCGTGACCGTTGACATCCGACGCGTTGCTGTCGCCGTTGCCGAAGTCGTACTGGTAGACGATCCGGTCGGCGATGCCGTTGCCGTCGCTGTCGGGTCCGAAGAACGCGTGTTTGAGGTCGATGCCGGTGTCGAGGATGACGCTGGCGAAGCCGCTTCCGTCGATGCCGACGAATCGGGTGTCGGCCCGGAAATCGTCCAGGTTGATCACGCCGCTGGACAAGTTGGTGGCCGGCTGCACGCCGGCATCCACCGGCGTCACCTCGCCGACGGTGAAGATCTCGATCGCCGAGCCGGTGGTGGTCAGGTTGATACCGGCGACCGTCTGCTCGATGGTCAGCGGGGCTGCGATGCTTTCGGCCGCGCCGGACTCGATCGACGGCCAGGGTGCGAAGCCGGTGAATGCGTCGCCGTCGGGGACATGACCCTCGGCCGGCAGGCTCCACGAGGTGGCGAACGGCGTACCGGTCGCGCTCGGCCACGGCGAATCCGCCGACAAGGCCTCGACCCAGGGCAGCGGCGCGCTGTCCGTCGCCGGTTCGCCGAGGAAGTCCCAGGTGGCGAGGCCGTGCCCATGTGCGCTGTCGGCGTGCGACGGCAGGCCCGGTAGCGTCGGGGCGAAGCCGCGGTCCGCATCGGCGAATGGCGAATCCAGCCCGGACCCCGTCCGTCCGCGGTGTGCTGCGAAGTCCGGAATCGACCAAGCGGTGTCTGTCAGTCTAGCGAACGACACTGCGCCCCCACTGCGCCCCCGGCACGGGCGGACCTATCGCCTTTCGGTGAATTCGCCACACACCCGGACGCCAATTGCCACGCCTTTCGTTAGCCATTGCCCGGTGAGGAATAACGGATGGTTAAGCAAACAAGGCAACTTTTAGGCATATCCCGGACAGGTGCAACCGCACCGCTCGCGGGCCTCGTTTCAGGCCAGGCGATAACCGACTGAGGCATAGGCGGTCGAGGCGTCGAGCGTCGTGTCCAGCCGCTGCCATAGCCTGCGTTTCCATGCCGGCCAGCCGGCGGCGATGGCGTCCGGGCCCTGGGCCGGCGCCGTCGTCATCCTGTCGATCGCGTCCTGCGCGAAGACGTGGTCGAGAAAGCCGTCGTCGACCGCCACCGCGCCGTCGGTCATGGCCAGCAGCAGCGCGCGGAAGTAGGCGCGGTCCGCGGTCAGCCGCTCCATCGGCACGTGCAGGAACGGCTGCGCCAGCTCGCCGACCTCGACGGTCACCATGTGCAGGGCGGCGAGAAAGCCCATGGTGTGCGGGTCGTCGAGCGAGACGTCCAGCCCGGCGAGCAGGTCGCCGAACCGCGCCTGGAACGGCGCGCCGCCGACCGTCGCGTGGTAGTTCGACAGCTGGCGCGGCGTGTCCGGGTGGCCCTGGCGCACGAAATCCTTGGCGCTCTTCGCCGCCAGCGATTCGATCCGGGCGAATGGATGGCGCACCAGGTTGACCACGGCATAGCGCCGCCGCGCCTTGCCGCGGGCCTGGTAGCCGAGCAGGCTGGAGACGCTGAACTTGTGCACATTGGCCTGAAAGCGCGCCGGCCGCAGCCAGCGCAACGCCGCGAAATAGGCGTCCGGACCCATCGGTTCGCGCCGGCGCATGTAGGCGGCGAGTATCCGCGCCCGGCGGGTCGGAGTCTGCCAGCGCGCCTCGCCGAACACCGGCAGGCCGAGCAGCGACAGGCTGCAGTTGAACGCCGGATGCGTGTTCAGGGCGGCGACCAGCCAATGGCAGGCCGTCCGCCCGTGCGACAGGAACATCAGCCCGTGCAGCGGCCGGTTGCGGTCGATCCCGCGCGGGAAAGCCAACCGCTCGGCCGCGATCCCGTCC from the Alphaproteobacteria bacterium genome contains:
- a CDS encoding Calx-beta domain-containing protein yields the protein MPARQQRGRRGRLRRRHLPSGTVSFAAGETSKTVTVQVAGDTTVESDETFAVTLSNASGGATIATASAAGIIRNDDVAATPSTFAIAAADGGHAEGDSGSSAYTFTVTRSTGIASAATVDYAVGGSQANVFSGTVAHQSANVSGYHQHYFYAASDTMSVAKGDTLFVYVRLDPDNPPTEIMLHWNDGSWGHRVYWGANELAIGVDGTEARRYMGPLPTAGEWARLEVPAGAIGLEGRTVNGMGFILNNGSATWDKAGVAHNGSDQVWFDDAVPAGAIQKTANDSWNWQAGDAADAADFVGGVLPSGTVSFAAGESSKTITVQVAGDAATENDEGFTVTLSNPSGGGSITAARAVGTIEDDDGAGSSGAGTESADILDASGGGAEIDLLADTGAGTPAFEPAQSPPMPTDLLAEPWPVVDDVAAFAA
- a CDS encoding MerR family transcriptional regulator encodes the protein MAREDSYAGAERSGRTIKSPSAFRTISEVAGEIDVPQHVLRFWETKFNQVKPLKRAGGRRYYRPEDVALLGRIRSLLYEEGYTIKGVQKLLRSGGVRALEGGGAAGDQAELAEDEADSGAAAGPEGRASAPAADEAMPAAAAPAARAAAALPDDVEAELRSLRRELGMLRDQLRGKRSG
- a CDS encoding S8 family serine peptidase, whose product is MSFARLTDTAWSIPDFAAHRGRTGSGLDSPFADADRGFAPTLPGLPSHADSAHGHGLATWDFLGEPATDSAPLPWVEALSADSPWPSATGTPFATSWSLPAEGHVPDGDAFTGFAPWPSIESGAAESIAAPLTIEQTVAGINLTTTGSAIEIFTVGEVTPVDAGVQPATNLSSGVINLDDFRADTRFVGIDGSGFASVILDTGIDLKHAFFGPDSDGNGIADRIVYQYDFGNGDSNASDVNGHGSNVASIVGSQDGTYTGVAPGVDIIALKVFQDSGAGYFSYIENALRWVVNNAVAYNIVSVNMSLGDSGNYQTPVQLYGIADEMAALANLGVVVVSASGNNFYGFNSVQGVSYPAADPNSLSIGAVYDGNTGGWSYGSGAVAYSSGSGYITPFSQRDDTLTTVFAPGAPITGAGPTGGLVTMHGTSQAAPHVTGVVALAQDLAMQELGRKLTVTEFESLIKSTGTTIVDGDNENDNVVNTGLSFPLVDVKALGEAIVAMAPPKVPTLSIAALDAEKAEGDSGATAFTFTVTRGGDTASAVTVDYAVAGSVAGVVSGTSAHESADAAGYHQHYFYGATDTMSVGTGDTLFVYVKIDPSSPPTEIMVHWNDGSWGHRAYWGANDLAIGTDGTASRQYMGPLPTAGEWVRLEVPASAVALEGRSVNGMGFILNDGSAQWDRAGVSHNGTDQVWFDDAVPAGATQAAVNDSWSWIEGGTAAASDFVGGAMPSGTVSFAAGETAKTVTVLVAGDTNHESDEGFKVTLSNPRPAARSPPRRPAP
- the mscL gene encoding large conductance mechanosensitive channel protein MscL is translated as MLKEFKEFAMRGNVIDMAVGIIIGAAFGAIVTSLVNDIIMPPIGVLLGGVDFSNIFIQLGGEEHMPSVEAAAAAGIPTLNIGIFINTVINFLIIAFSIFIVIKQMNRFMKKKEEEKPAEPAKPAEDIVLLTEIRDLLKTK
- a CDS encoding integration host factor subunit alpha, whose translation is MAGRTITRADLCESIYREVGLSRNESADLVEAVLNEITEALAREEVVKISSFGSFLVRHKGQRIGRNPKTGEEVPILPRKVLVFRASHVLKDRVNAGPAVADGGR